CCCGATCGAGCGCTTCGCGCCCTATCGCGGGATCATCCTTTCCGGCAGCCCGTCGCTCTCGTCGCTCGGCGAAGACTCCGACTACACGCGGGCGATCTACGACCTGCCGGTGCCGATCCTCGGCTTCTGTTTCGGTCACCAGGAGATCGCCAAGCACTACGGTGGCGAGGTGGCGCACGGCGGTCGCGAGTGGGGGCCGGCCGAGCTGCGACTGACGCGCCAGCATCCGCTCTTCGCCGGGCTCGGACCGGTCGAGCCGGTCTGGATGAGCCACTACGACTCGGTCGTCGCCCTCGGCCCGGACTTCGAGGAGCTCGGCGCGACCGAGCTGGCTCCCGGTTCACCGGCCCATCGCTTCGCGGCGATCGGCTCCGATCGCCTTCGGCGCTACGGCCTGCAGTTCCACCCGGAGGTCGACGACACGCTGCACGGCGAGGCGATGATCGCCAACTTCGTCTTCGGCATCTGCGGCTGCGAGCGCTCGTGGACGATGGACCAGTTCCTCGAGGAGGAGACGGTCCGTCTGCGCGCCCAGGTCGGCGACCGCTCGGTCTTCCTGCTCGCCTCCGGCGGCGTCGACTCGACGGTCGCCGCCAAGCTGCTCGCCCAGGCGCTCGGCAACGACCGCGTCCGCCTGCTGCACGTCGACAACGGATTGATGCGGCAGGACGAGAGCCACCAGGTCGTCGAGCTGCTCGAGTCGCTCGGCCTCGGGGCCAATCTCTCCTTCATCGACGCGAGCGACACCTTCCTCTCGGCGCTCGAAGGGATCGTCGAGCCGGAGCGCAAGCGCCGGGTGATCGGCGACACCTTCGTCGAGGTCTTCGAGCGCAAGGCACGCCGGCTCGGCATCGAGAGCCACCTGCTCGCCCAGGGGACGATCTACCCCGACACGATCGAGACCGGCGGCACGAAGCGGGCCGACACGATCAAGACGCATCACAACCGGGTGCCGGTGATCGCCGAGATGATCGCCGCCGGGAGGATCGTCGAGCCGCTCGCCGACCTCTACAAGGTCGAGGTCCGCGAGCTCGGGGAGCGGCTGGGGATCCCGCGCGAGGCGCTCTGGCGGCACCCGTTTCCCGGGCCCGGCCTCGGCGTCCGGCTGCTCTGCTCGGACGGCGAGCGGGATCGGTCGCACTTCGAGGAGCTCGAGCCGGCGCTCGCCACGCTGGCGGCGCGGGAAGGGGTGCGAGCGCTTGCCCTGCCGATCCGCTCGGTGGGGGTCAAGGCGGACCTGCGCGCCTACGAGCACCCGGTGCTCCTCGATCTCGGCCCCGAGCAGATCTCGTGGCCGCGCCTGCTGACGCTCGCGGCGGCGATCTATCAGGAGGTGCCGCACGTCAACCGCTGCCTGCGCTGGCTCGGCCCCGGGCGACCGGCGAGCTTCACGCCGCTCGCCGCCACGGTGACCCGCGAACGGCTCGACCTGCTGCGCCACGCCGACGCCATCGTCATGCAGGGGCTGCGACGCCACGGCCTTTACGATGCGATCTGGCAGTGTCCGACCGTCCTCGTGCCACTCGCCGTCGACGGTCGCGGCAGCGAGCTGGTCATCGTCCGGCCGATCCGCTCCGAGCGCGGCATGACGGCCACCCCCGCCGAGCTCCCGCCGGCGCTGCTCGGCGAGCTCGGCGAACGCCTGCTCGCCCTGCCCGCCATCAGCGGCTTCGCCTTCGACCTGACGACCAAGCCGCCGGGGACGATCGAGTGGGAGTGAGGCGCCGGCGGTGGGAGCCCGACCGACGACGCCGGGGCTTCACGGACACACGTGAAGGGCGTCGGTGTCCTGAACCGGTGGGAAGGGAACGCCGCGAGGATGGTCGTACGTCCAGCGTTCACCGGTGACGGTGTCGGTGACCGCCAGGTCGACCCCGACGTCGGTCAGGCCAGCGGCGAAGACCCAGAAGTCGCGGAACTCCGGCAGGTGACAGGCGTCGAGCACCTTGACGACCAGCTCGACGTTTCCCGGCCCGAAGAACCAGAAGCCGCCGGTGTCGCTGGCGATCGGCACGGCGTGACCGAAACCCGGCAGGCCGTGGTGGTCGTTCCAGGTCGCCTCGACTCGGAAGCGGCCACCGGTGAGGCAGAGAGCGGTCTCGGTCGCCACGCAATCGTCGGCCAGCGCCCCGAGATCGGCGTAGATCGCCGACTGGCCGGCTGGCGTCTGCCCACCCCACGCCACGGCCCAGGCGCCACCGGGCTGCATCGCGGCTCCGGGTGAAGCGGAGCCGAGGCCGGCGATCGACGCCGGTAGCGGATTCATCGGGCCGAGGGGGTTCGCACCTCGGCCGAACGCCTGCCACCCCGGCTGGAAGCGACCGGAGGGATCGCCGGGGATCGGCTCGGTCCACGTGACGAGAAACCGCCCGCGTTCGTCGGCCGCGACCGCCGGGAGCGAAGGCTCGAGCCAGGTGGCCAGCGAGCGGATCTCCTGCATGTTGCCGATCGGCAAGCCGTCGAGCAGGCGGCGGGTGCGCAGCGTCACGGCCCGCGTCGTCTCGTCGAGAGCGAACCAGACGGCACGTCCCTCGACGTTGCCGGCGCTCGCTGCGGCAGGGAGACGATCCGACTGCAGCGTTCCATCTTCGAGGCGGACGACTTGCTCGCCCCCCAGCGGATCGCCAAGCGCGTCGAGACGACGGGCCGCGGTAACCGGGAGGAGCGGCGGCTCGCCTTCCCCCGGCGAGGTTCGCACCCAGGTGACGACGAGGCCGTCCGGGCGGCGGGCGAGGGCGGGGTCGACGCGATGGGCCCCATCCGCTGGGGAGAGCGTCGTCGTGGGTCCGCTCGCCGCCCCGGCGGCATCGAGCCTCAACGCGCGGATCGACGCCGGCGCCGAGCCATCGGCGGGCGTGAAGGCGTAGACGAGCAGCCAGCCGCCACCGGGCAGCGCGACGACGTCGTGTCGGCCGATCTCGGTCGGACCGGCGGTCA
This genomic window from Holophagales bacterium contains:
- the guaA gene encoding glutamine-hydrolyzing GMP synthase, with the protein product MHHDIIAVVDFGGQYAHLIATKVRRLGVRAEIRQPDDPIERFAPYRGIILSGSPSLSSLGEDSDYTRAIYDLPVPILGFCFGHQEIAKHYGGEVAHGGREWGPAELRLTRQHPLFAGLGPVEPVWMSHYDSVVALGPDFEELGATELAPGSPAHRFAAIGSDRLRRYGLQFHPEVDDTLHGEAMIANFVFGICGCERSWTMDQFLEEETVRLRAQVGDRSVFLLASGGVDSTVAAKLLAQALGNDRVRLLHVDNGLMRQDESHQVVELLESLGLGANLSFIDASDTFLSALEGIVEPERKRRVIGDTFVEVFERKARRLGIESHLLAQGTIYPDTIETGGTKRADTIKTHHNRVPVIAEMIAAGRIVEPLADLYKVEVRELGERLGIPREALWRHPFPGPGLGVRLLCSDGERDRSHFEELEPALATLAAREGVRALALPIRSVGVKADLRAYEHPVLLDLGPEQISWPRLLTLAAAIYQEVPHVNRCLRWLGPGRPASFTPLAATVTRERLDLLRHADAIVMQGLRRHGLYDAIWQCPTVLVPLAVDGRGSELVIVRPIRSERGMTATPAELPPALLGELGERLLALPAISGFAFDLTTKPPGTIEWE